The Vanacampus margaritifer isolate UIUO_Vmar chromosome 15, RoL_Vmar_1.0, whole genome shotgun sequence genome contains the following window.
CGGAATGTTGGGTTTAGACAAATCAAACACCTGCGCTAGAAAATGAACTCGCATAACCTCGCTGGCCATACGTACTCACTGCAAATATCTGGAAGTATCCTATTTTATTGTGCACGAGAGGAGTGAACGTGAGGAATGTTGGGTCACAGGAAATATTTGACCTCTATATGTGTTTACATCTTGAAAGAAGACAAAGCTAGTACGCCGCTTTGTTGACTGCAACAAGGCCAAAGTTACATTTTGGAGGAGCCGTGTTTATGGAATAACTCTGCAGGATTCACTCGAGTGCGCCTACACAAACATAAGCTACTATCCTTGAGGTGTTGTTATAGTTACATGctggtgtactcactttttcATATTTGAATGTGGTCATTTctaagggtgggaatctttgactgtctcgcgattcgattccgatttttaggtctgcgattattttttatttttattttttatttttttgatttttttttaattcaaaatgatttgattggcaatgatttctgcttcaatttatagatgtgcaaacaatcgtcatgatctactccggTCTGACTTGCTggtgctaattagcgcgctactcgcggcacttttatcactcaaaagaacggctattcatacattacagagaagcatcttaacattaaattgtgtacaatatgaacagcgctcccaataaaggtacacacaaacaagggcaagacagtataaaataatttgaataaaatcgattttggcaCATCTATTCttaatcgtactaaatgagaattgcgattcttaggtgaatcgattttttttttgggcacacccctagtcatttcaaaaaaatgttggcctACCAAAACTACATATAGTCAAGGGCACATCTCAATTCTTATTATACCGAGTCTCTCAAACACGCAGACTGTTTCGCAGATTAGCCAGTTAGAACGCTAGTCAACTCTACATTCTGCATGACACctacgtcactcaccaggccaggctcCGCCTCTCAAAGCCCATACACACTTAGTCATTGGTGCTACAATAGAATGTGAGGACGGTGACcccaagtggaaaaaaaaacaactgggattttgaaataatactttttaatgATTGCATTACAATTTCTAGAACctcagttatttttttcatttcctacTCCAAGTCAATAGGGGGCAGCGCATTGCTGAGAAGTTGCAGTATATGTTATAAAGTAGTGTTCAACTTTCTGAACATATGAGCACGTCGTTCTGGTCACAAGATTTTGGGAAGTGGCGGAAAGAATGAGGCGACTTCCCCTCAGCCACTCGGGATACTGAGCTGCGATTGGACGTCCATTTGGGGGAGGAGCTATCCCCATGGTCAGTGAGTCAGAGGGATCATGTGGGAGCTTTCCTGGTGGAAAACAGTCAtcaccatgtgtgtgtgtgtgtgtgtgtgtgtggcttgttCAGCATCCACTCTCTCACTGTGTCCCGCAACATTAGCCTGACTGTGCCTGCGAAAGCGGCGCCGGCGGGCTCCAACCCGTTCGACGAGGATGACGACGAAGACGAAGAGGCGCGGGAGGTGCAGGTGGAGGTGGTGGAGCAGACGCCGCCCGCACTCAACCACATCAGTGGGAAAAAGGAGGAAGTGAAAACGTTGGTGGATACACCTGCACTTGTCTTCTGTCTCGTTCTTCTGCTGGTTCATGGACTCTGCTGGCTATTTCAATCTTTGCACCCCTTCCCAGGTGGCGCCGTGCACGGTGACCCACTATGCCGCGCACACACAGCTTGGTTTAtgtctatgtatgtatgtatgtatgtatgtgtgtgtgtgtgtgtgtgtgtgtgtgtacgtgtgcgtgtgtgtcattgACTCCTAACAGGCCTTGCAGAACGTTGCAGTGCCGCTATTATGTCTTATCTTACAGTCAGATCTAACACACAACTccacggcagccattttgtgttatttcatAAGTAGTCATAAATACTGGCTGGTGTATAATAAAgtactttaaaaatacataaaaaaaaaacacaaattgaagTATTTAATTTCCTTCATGGGATGAATAAAGTATCcatccatatacagtatatttgattAAGCAATGGAAGAATCAAAAGACTaattgattataaaaaaaaatattctatagtgacagccctaatttaaggaggaagtcaaccccaaaattttctttccAATAAAAGGTATGTGCGCACActatgcaaaatggccgcccccactGGATGGGTGCATTTTCTTgcttaactcctattccacaaacataatattaatcagaatgctatttttagactagtggcggAGCATAGagcaaaaatgatgaaaaaatgaaaatgacctaaaatgcatttaattgaCTTATTTTCTTACATGGTAACAGATCTGACTGTAAATAATTCCtacatgtttatttattgactTGCTGTTTTGAGTGTTGGCTGGCGTTCCGCCAAAGGTGTTACCTGGCTCCAATCACGCCTCCGCCTCAGTGATTTGCTTGCGCCTTTTTTTCCACGTGcctttttgtcttattttgtcacttttgcCCGTGTCGAGCATGGTTGATTTCCTCTTGCGAAACCAGCTCAGCGGATACGTCAGGATTCACCGTGGTGGCGCTTCGTATCTTGTGGCTTAACACGAGCACGTCCTTTTCGTCGTCCGCTCAACGAACACCTTTCCTATCGTGTGTGCAGCGTCAGCAGCGTGGAGAGGACCCCGGACTGGTCGGACGAGGACACGACCCCCAACCCCTTCTCGGCCAACGGCGACGGCAACCCGTTTGAGGACGAGCCGGCCTCCCCGGTGGTGTCGGTGCCGGTGCGGGCGCTGTACGACTACGAGGGCCAGGAGCAGGATGAGCTTACCTTCAAAGCGGGTACGTCTCCCTACGGCAGTGGTTCTTAAACCAAAAATCATGTTGAGCTCGGTTTGTCAAAAATGAGACGGAGGCTTTACTCCCAAAAagtgtcattaactctttgactgccaaatgttatccaaaaaacaacccagaaaatgcCAGCCGATTTAGAGTATTTTAACCCATCTTttaaggcaaacagaatattgtgtgttttgactACATATACATGGTGTGTACCAAATGGAAAatcgcgttccattctttcattagaaaaaaaagatatgtgtctaccttattccgttctttagtaattaccatttgaaaataggtaatttgagtgacattgagagaaaattgaaaagataaggagaaaatgagctttttgtgaaaagatacattttctccacaacagtgactttgacactaatagtttttgtttagtgaaTAAGATttaaaaggctttgatcattcacgtcatccttgaaaacattctatttcatcagatccgccatgtttcattgtaattccacacaccgggagcccattgaaaagagatacaatgctgccatctgctggccatagttaatggctgttttgggattttacaaccccaatgacaaggcagtgctgcacaagacgttgcactgctcattgaggggaaaaaaagtagttgacgtcaattgatgttattggcggcattcattaggATTTCAGCATGcatcattaaacgtttttggcggtcaaagagttaatattgtaAGTCAACATTAAAGGGTTTGAAATAATGATTCAATCAAAAGTAttgcaaataaaaattaaataaagattGTACCTCATAAAAGTTTCAAAACAAGCCGTTTTATACTAAAAACTGAACTGTATTTAGGCAGTAATTCCGTcctgtaccactagagggagcctgcatACCACACAGTTTATCATTTTAAACATCAGCCAATTCCTATTTAGACTTGGGCGTCAACTTGTGGCGTCTTACGTCGTTCCGGTATTAGTGGGGATTGCTGTATGTTACATCCAGACTGCCCGATTCGATCTGGTCTTTGCTCCTCCAAGGTGACGAGTTGACCAAAATCGGCGAGGAGGACGACCAGGGCTGGTGCAAAGGCCGTCTCAAGGACGGGAAAATGGGGCTCTACCCCGCCAATTACGTGGAGGACATCCAGTAATGACCACAAGTGAGTGAAGTAGATGGAGATCAAGGTGGCCTTCTCGCCAGTGTGCGGAGTGGTCAGAGAGCGAGAAGGACCCCCACCAAAGGACCTCGTTAGACCTTCACAAGATGGAGGATTGCTTCAGTTTGGCATTAAGACACTTGTTGACgctgttacaaaaaaataaaaaataaatggctcACGCTCATCAAtttaaatgcagtaaaacacTGGGCCTGATGAAATGTCTCGTTACACGCAAGCCACTATGGACTTTCATATTAAAGGGAGATGTGGTGGGGGGGGATTATCACGTGACTACAGTTCAGTCCAGTGGCGCCCTCAAGTGTTCACATCGGGTTGGGGGTCACCTTTGGCACTGCACTTGAATGTAAACTCagattgtatttttgttcattacTTGTCCACGACCATATGCTGTTGTTGTACATTCAACCACTGACCTAATTATATGCAATGCTCTCTACTTTTGATTCtagattgtattttgtttttttgggggccaTTTTATTCAACACTGAATCTCTTCCAGAAGGCTTGAAGCACCACCTCAGTTTCAAGTTtgggagtgtttttttgttttttgttttttaaacgccATCCAACCACAGTGAAATATGGTATTGTATAGGCGTATGTAAATGACACAAATTAAGCCTGGAATAGTAATAAATTGATTGTTAATTTATGATATACCCATTAAGTACTTTTTGTTCTGTTCCAATGCGATGACTGAGAATcagtttgtacaaaaaaaaaaatgttttatgctaTTTTCCTACTTTCCAAcatgattttttctctctttgcaTGGGGCCAAATTCATACAATTAGTAGGCTGCTATGTGAATAATTACTGGTATAATACCTTATTCCATAAccttttatagattttttttttttaatttatcagTAATGATAGCCTTGCCTTTCTGGTGTGTGTATCCATGATCTCATGATTCAAAACGAACAACAAAAACCCTGATGCCTTCAAATGCAGCAAAGATGAATTCCAAGTTTTCAGGACACACACCTTGTCATTTGCAcagtttgtttgaaaatgttgtcCCATACAACAATAAATGAATTTAATTCAGTACTGTGTTGACTTTTCGTATTGTTGCATACTATTTACTAGATTCTCTGCATCTAGAAGTGAGAAAATGCCCCTTACAaccaaatatgaaaaaaatacttatgaaaaaaaggaaaagtaaaGCTGTTTTATTTAACCGTTTTTCGAGCATGAATCGCAAATTTGCCTTATAAACACCATTACCCACAAAACACTGCAACAATAACACAGCCACGTGTCAttttcagccaatcacaggcgaGCAACCGTGTTTTTCACCCTCCCCGTCATGTACGTGTCACTTCGGCTATAATTCAACACAAACACGCTTCTATTTATTTTCTTGACTTCTTGCGACCGCACACGCGTGTAAAGAATCATGACGGAGCCCAGCAAGGAAGACATTTGTGCTATTTTCAAGCGACTTCGCTCCGTTCCCACGAATAAGGTGAGTTTTTTCCTCCCCTCTTAACAAGGAAGTAAGGCAACGTCTGACACGTCGCACTTGTAGAACGGTCACAGCTAGCATAAAAGTTAGCAACCGGAGTCCAAATAACGAGATAGCGATTGTGTTTGTTCGATACATTTGCTGAGAATTCGTACTTACAACGAACTTAGGAAGAGTAACTAGTTGGAAGCTAATTGTTAGGTGGTTGACAGTCGATCTCGGTAGCTCGAACATGTTGACAGTTGCCACATGTTTTCCTTCCACAGGTTCTATTCTTCtctaaacaaacacaattagTGCTTGTACTACAGCTGTCACCTTAGCCGTTACCTTAGCCGCCTCTTAACTTAGGTTGGTGTCGATGGATGTGTATAAAGATCAGTACTATTCAATAAAAAgtcattgtttgtgtttttcgtTCCCAGGCTTGTTTTGACTGCTCGGCTAAAAATCCCAGTTGGGCCAGCATCACCTACGGCGTGTTCTTATGTATAGACTGTTCAGGAACACACAGGTCACTAGGGGTGCACTTGTCCTTCATCAGGTACGATTCAGTGCACTTTGCAGGTTAGGTTTCCGAAATAGGTTTCAAGAAAGAATTGGGGTTTCTAAGTAggtttttaaaatagggttCTTGATATTTCACGTTTGAACcagttctttccttctttccatcCTTCCCTCCGTCACTGCAtctctttatttctttttcctcGCTTACCTCCTTTCATACCATCCTTGTTCTCTTCTGTTCTAGTGTTCTCGGTTCCTTCTTTCCCCATCAACTATTATTTGAGTTCATTTTCCTCGAGAGGTGTCAATGAAAGTGGTTTATTTCGGCTCCATACAtaacacagaaaagaaaaccgACGCTGTCACactgtccagcctgttttccatgtctccctattccgaaaatatatatttgttttatatacatttcCCTAAGCATGAGGTAACACAAGAGAAGAGTAAAATAGATGAAGATCTTTCTTATTTAGGAATCACTTCCAAAACAGTTTACGATCAAGAATCACTCCCAAAAATTTTGTTTCAGTAACTCgttacattttaatataatttaaattacGTTTTATATCACAGTTGAGTAGTTTTTATTAATGTCATTTaatcaagccattttttttaacatgatcaATTCCCTTTCTACAGTTTTTAATGAGTTGTTTCATGTTATCTTTTGACCAAAATAAATTTGTATcatcagtgaaaatgacaaattttaatatatttggaACAGTGCGAATAtcatttaaatacattataaataaCTTTGGTCCTAATACCGAACCCTGTGGAATACCACAGGTGACTCTTCACAATTGAACATCTTTTGTGCCAATAGATCCACGGAGCTGGATTTTAACTGGTCGTGGTACCAGCTGCGATGCATGCAAGTGGGAGGCAACGCCAGCGCGGTGAGCAGAGACCCACGCTAACACCAGAACCGTCTCCGGCGTACTGACCTCGCTTCCTGTCTAGGTGTCGTTCTTCAACCAACACGGCGGCACGGCAAGCGCCGCCAACGTCAAATACAACAGCCGGGCCGCTCAGCTGTACAGGGAGAAAATCAAGACGCAAGCCACGAGCGCCACCAAAACGCACGGCACGGAggtgacagtaaaaaaaaaaaattgtcaatcaGTTTCATTGATTTAgtccaggggtgggcaatcttggtcctcgagggccggagtcctgcaggttttggaggtttccctcttccaacacaagctgattccaatcaacaggatcgttatcaggcttatgcagagcttgctgatgagctggtcatatatcagctgtgttggagaagggaaacatccaaaacctgcaggactgcggccctcgagggctgagtttgcccacccctgatttagtAATTGATTTATTCacgaatgttgtgtttacagcTTTGGTTGGACAGTCAGGGTTCTGCGCGGTGCGCGTCACCAGATGACAAGCATGCAGATTTCTTCAGTCTCCATTCACAGGTAACGCCTCCCGACACGCTTTTGCAACATTTATAGCACATTGTTTGCTGTTATGTGTTGGATTAACAGGAAGTTCCGGAAAATATGTCCAAAATGAGCCTCAGCTCTGTCACGTGGGAGACGCAAGGCAAAGAGGAAGATGGTACCGGACATTCTGTCTCATGAtggatgtgaatgtttgtgtgtatacgTGCGTCTCATGACTTTGTGTGAACCGCCAGGAAATGCAGAAGACGGCCCCAGTGTGGACATGCTGAGTGCTTCTCCGAAGGCCAATCCAGGTTTGCGTGTCGTCACTTTAGATATCAACGTGTCTTTGATTTTGTATCCTCTCATCCACTGGCtcctagtgttaattttgttaacgaactaaatacaaatattttcgtcaacttgaagtgtgataactgtgataataaatatttttttttacttgtggcATCACACCTATCCATACTTATagagttttaatttatttgtttatcccacccccctccccccaggaCAGGACAAGTTCTAAAAGTgaactataaaaaaaactaactgaaacgtacatattaggggtgtgctaaaaaatcgattctcatttagtacgattcagaatcgattttaaatgtcccaaaatcgattttaatttaaattattttatactgtcttgcgttagtctgtgtgtgcctttttatttggagcgctgttcatgttgtatccagtttggccactgaggggcagtgtggttaagttgtagccacattagagagtagaaggaaaaagtcacaatcaagttattctaataaaaaaaaaataaaattgcggCGTTGagttgttcttttgagtgataaaagagctgcgagtagtgcgctaattagcattagcgagtcagactggagtagatcattacaattccgtgcacatctatagattgaagcaaaaatcattgtcaatcaaatcattttgaagcaaaaatcgttcttaattgaaaatcgattaTGAATCAAATCGGGAGaaattcaaagattcccacccctagtatatatatatatatatatatatatatatatatatatatatatatatatatatatatatatatatatatatatatatatatatatatatatatatatatatatatatataatatttcaaGTGTAATATCTCTTATGACCTAATTAGAGCTTTGAATTAGTCAAAAAGTGATAACAAAATGTTCTAtgcatgccaattttttttccctatggTCATTTTAGTTCACGAAtaaagacgagatgaaaatggtaattttgtaaaatcccGTCTCTGCTAATCCGTCACTAACACACggtggaaccccccccccccccataaaatcTGCAACCAGCGAGTGCAACGTAACATTAATGCACCAGCTATAGGCTAGCATTTAaacaatgttaatccgaccgctaactaatgctagctaatttactagcttgtagcatggagtcATAATAGCCatttgttgatatactgtaattgtgtatgaagttgttttaaatcaaaaagatgagagaacattttatgtaaagTAGTTTTAGATTAGATGGAAATGATTaatattatctgctgacaaaaaaaatctaaaagtgtaaaatgattgtcctcagtagactagactaaaatgttgacagtttctgttgacaaataaaattatgttttcttagaCTAAAATGCTCGACTTATAGTCAACAAAAggagactaaataaaaatgagatgaggttgactaactatgattaaaaagtgtgattgaaattggactaaaactgagactaatgGCTGATAATATTAACACTACTggctcccacgtcactcacaTCTACTTAATTGATCAGCAAAATAATCAACTCTAAAAATATTTGCTAGCTGCAGCCGTACTTCAATGCTTTATGCAATTTTTCCAGAACCTTTGTCTCTTCTCAAGAAGAAGCCGGGCGCCGCCAAGAAAACAGTACGTCCAGATAAATACATCGCACGTGTCTCGCTATCTTATTAGCTGACTTTTGTAACACGTGTGTGTTTCGCACTCGCAGATGGCCGTCAAGAAAGGCGGCCTGGGCGCTCAGAAGGTGAGCAGCAAAAGCTTCAACGAGCTGGAGAAGAAAGCACAAGCTGCAGACAAGCGTCGGGAGAAGGAGGAGAACGTGTCCGGCGACAATAACACGAAAACCGCCGAGTCCATGTGAGGATACTCTTAAATTGTGCCCCTAATGGTGTGTCTAGGTACTTATGCACATTCACCAAATCCTTGATTGAAAAATAACATAACTATATagagcactaaaaaaaaaaaaacacaccactgTTTTCTTATGATGGAACCCAGGTTGCAgcagatgcaatgaaaacagcaggggccctagaattgacccctgtggaacgccatacgTTCTGTTATACATGTGTATTCATATTGTACCCGATACCGAAACCAATTCCAAAGCAATGTAGCgcgatcacctgcagccaatgagtCGGGGGTTGTGTCCTGTGTTGTGCTCTCAGTGCGCCATCCATGCGTTTGGCCTACCAAGAACTGGAGGAGCAGAGGAAAAAGGACGAGCAGAAGCTGAAGAATCTGGACGGGAAGAAGCGGGAGCAAGCGGAGAGACTGGGAATGGGGCTCGGCGTCAGGAGGTGCGCTAGAGCAGTGGAAACCCTCGTAGATTGGGGGTCTTAGACTTAAGTCTTGGGCGTAATGCTAAAGAGGAAGAGGCGGGGTGGGCTTTTGCAGCACTTGGGATATTTggtattttgatgaatatcggcatcaagccttttttttattttttaaatctgatggCTCATCCTGGA
Protein-coding sequences here:
- the arfgap3 gene encoding ADP-ribosylation factor GTPase-activating protein 3, which encodes MTEPSKEDICAIFKRLRSVPTNKACFDCSAKNPSWASITYGVFLCIDCSGTHRSLGVHLSFIRSTELDFNWSWYQLRCMQVGGNASAVSFFNQHGGTASAANVKYNSRAAQLYREKIKTQATSATKTHGTELWLDSQGSARCASPDDKHADFFSLHSQEVPENMSKMSLSSVTWETQGKEEDGNAEDGPSVDMLSASPKANPEPLSLLKKKPGAAKKTMAVKKGGLGAQKVSSKSFNELEKKAQAADKRREKEENVSGDNNTKTAESIAPSMRLAYQELEEQRKKDEQKLKNLDGKKREQAERLGMGLGVRSGVSHSVASDMHIIQQERPTAARTGKLTRYDDDDDEANFSSGILSRYDQSNPSDLFSSKWSKKAEPDFFLMSAITSLDEKPAARRKADPVAVVDTGEARNKFGQDVKSISSDMYFGKEDSTEYEARSRLDRLAGSSSISSADLFDDQKKQTAGSYRLTNVLPSAPDMTQLKMGVRNVAGKLSVMASGVVSTIQDHYSS